TTGGAAAAAAATATAACCGCCTGATGGTAAAATCCCTTCCGGGCGAACTGCCCGCTAACGTAAATTTTACCGGCTTTATCGACGATATTTTGGCGGGCTTTAACGCGCTGGACATTTTCCTTTTCCCCTCTTATGAAGAAAACGAGGGGATGGTTATTTTGGAGGCGGCGGCTTTAGGCTTGCCGATTTTGGTCCGCGACATCCCGGTTTACGAGGGCTGGCTCAAGCACGGAGAAAATTGCCTTAAGGCTAAAAACGACAATGAGTTCTCTAAATATCTAAACGAGCTTCTTCGCGATGAGGATTTGAGAAAAAAATTGGGGATTGGCGCCTTGGCACTGGCCCAATCCAAAAGCAAATCCGTCTTAGCGCTAAAGCTAAAAGAAGTCTATGACTTACTTTTAAAAAAATAACTTTGTATCTTTTCGGGTTCTACGCGAAGCACTAAGGAAAATCTTATCAATTACCAAAAAAGCCGGAGGGGATCCGGCTTTTAACTAATTAGTGTTCACGTTTAAGCTACTGGCTTTCTTTCTGCCATTCGGCATTATCCACTTTCCATCCGTTGCCAACGCGGACTATCGTCAGAAGCAAGCCTTGGCTAAATTTCCGGTCGCCTCCATCTTTTTTTTCTATCCGCTCAGTAGTTAGCATAAGCAAATCCATGCCAGCTTTATCGTCTAATGAGATCACTTGCTGGGACAAAATCCCGGTAGTAGTAATCTGGACAACAGGGGTCTTTGACCGGCTAAGCGTTTTCTCTTTTTGCGCTTCCCTTTTTTTCATTTCCTCCGTCATTTTTGGACCTAGCTCTTTTAGGGAGGCATTGCCATAAACTGAAGCGAATGAACTGGCGAGCTCTCCGGCTACTGGGTCAAGCTCTTGAATATCTATATCTTCCGGCAACTGGTCAGCCGGTATTGCAGAGCCGGCTTTGGCTGACTCGTCATTTGCATTTACTGAATCCGCCGGCTTGATTGAATTTAACTTCCCTGCATTAGACAGTTTAATCAGATAAAACGACATCCCAAAAGCCGACACTCCCAGTATCAGATTAAATATCAGAAGTAAAACAATAATTTTTTCTTTGTTTATCATAATTTTCCAGGTTAATAGCAGAGGGTTTGAGCAAAATTCGCCGTGCAGGTAATATAAGAAGTGTTGCAGCCAACGTCATATTCATAATATCCGTTGCCATAGGTGCAAGTTTCTGCGGGAGTGTTACTCCAACCATGGCTTCCGGTAGAACAAGACGACCCGGGACAGCCATCCCCTGTGGCGCCGGTGCAGGTATTGGGGTAAGTAGCCGACCAGTTGGCTACATAAGTCCAGCCTGAAGCGCAGTAGCCAGTAAAAAGGCAATAATCAGCCCAGTACACGGTTCCGCCGGCGGCAGTGCACTGGGCTTCGGTGTGGATCCCGCCGTAAAGCTCATCGGGATTTAGTTTTCTGCATACTTCTAGATAGTTACCACCGACACTAGTTCCACCCTTATAATAAAAACCGAGGTAGCCGTAATCGCCTTCATCGTCAATGAAATAAGGATTTAAAGAAAAGAGTTGAACATATCCAGCAGGACAATGATCCCACCGGTTGGCTGTAGCATGCGCGAAAACAAAATTTACCGGCAAAACCCCGCTTGCGATAGTGCTTAAGCAATTACCGCCTCCCTGGTCAGTGCAAATATCGCCAGACGCGTGAATAGCTCCCGCAACATCCAGCCTTTTTGTCGGTTCAGTCGTTCCAATGCCGACGTTGCCGCCTCTTTTGAAAGTAACCCGGTTATCCGTTCCGTCCCAGAAATTTAAATCATTGGAACTTCCGGCGACATACCCCAGCCATTTCAAAGTTCCGTCCTTTGCCCAGCCGACTCTCGCCTGGTCGGCGGCCGCGGAGTCAGTAATAATCCCTGACGTAGCCGAATAGACATGCAAAGCCGATATAGGCGCTAGCGTCCCGATGCCGACATTGCCATTTTTCATTGTTAATGTTTGCAGCGGATTGCCGGAACTGTTCGGAGTTGTAAAAGACAATCTTGCGCCGGCCCAGCCATTCGTATCAATGACCGCGTCGGCCTTTGCGATCCAGCCAACATACCCTCCATTATTCCCGTACCATCTTAGTGCGCCGTTTCCTGCCGCGCCCGCGGCGCTAGTAGTTGTAAGTTCAAGTTTTGCCCCGGTGTCGCCGCCTGAAGCGATGCCCGGCGCCGCCGTCGATCCGATGCCGACGTTGCCGGCGGTAACTCTTAATCCGCCGCCTTGAATATCGACAAAGCTCTTGCCGTAAGCCATCCCCGGGTTCATAACAATCCCGGTTGGCCAGTCAAGGGTTAATTGCGCGTACGGCGCCACCCAAGCCCCCGATGATCTGTATATTCCATAGTCATTCCCGGATCCTCCTGTATGCCAATAAACACCTGCCGTAGAATCGGTTGATACTGTTCCCAGATCAATATAGTCATTTGACAGAAGAATATTCCCGTTTACTTCAAGTTTTGCCCCTGGCCCTAGCGTCCCGATGCCGACATTGCCGTTCTCAACCAACAATCCGTTGGTGGTGGGGGCGCCGAGGTGGTTTAACGATAAGCCGCCGTTTTTTGTTTGAAAGGTGGTAGATATGTTTAGCGGGGTGTCGATATTTCCACCTGGAGGACCTACGGTAGGGGAAATCCAGACCGCAAGGAGCGACTGGAAGGATATGGAAAGCCCGAGAGTAACTATTATCGCAACGGCGAATAAGATTACTAATTTATGAGTCCTCATAAATGATATAAGCGCGGGAAGCGTAAAAGCCCGTTTTTCCGCTTCCTTGCGAATGAGTGATCCCGAATTCCCGGGGTCAGATATAGTTTTAGCGTATCCCTAATTCATTTTTAATTTTTACGCTTGGGTCGTAAATAAAATCCATTTCTTCCTGGGTGTAGTTTCTTCCGCTAGCCGCGACTCGGATCTCATCAAGCCGTTTTCTTATTTTTTCTTCTATAGCCGCGTTCAATATTTCCTCTTCTTTGGACGTAAGCGCTTGGTTATTTTTTTTCTTTTCAATTATGCCATTTGAATCAGCCCGGGGGCTTACAGCCTTCTCCATCGTATTTGGAGCCTTGGCTTCCGGATTTGTCCATCTGGTTTTATCAATGAAAAAATACAGATCCGCGCCGATTATCATTAGCGCGGCAATAATTGACAAATACACTATGGCTTTCTTTGGATCCATGCGTTAGTAATAACAATGCGAATACGCAATATCTTAGCGGGCCGGAGGCTGCCCCTCCCCTCGGACTGTACAATATATATTTTACCATTTTTATAATAAATAGGGAAACAAACCCCCTTGGCCGGGAGCAAAACCGGACGTGCTACGGCTTATTGTCGGCGGCGTCTCGCCTATCTATGCCAAAAATCCGGTAAAAATCCATCATTTTCCGCTATTATTCAAATTAAATTACTGGCTTTCTTCTTGCCATTCGGCATTATCCACTTTCCATCCGTTGCCAACGCGGACTATCGTCAGAAGCAAGTCTTGGTTAAATTTCCGGCCGCCTTTTTCTCCCGCTTTGGCTTCTTGGCGCTCTAAGGTAAACATAAGAAGATATTTTCCGGCGCTGTCATCCAGTGAAATCACCTGCTGGGATAAAACTTCGGTAGTGGTATATTGGCCGGCCGGATTTTTTGATTGGCTAATTATTTTTTCCTTTTGCTCTTCCTCTTTCTTCATCTCCTCCGTCATTTTCGGACCTAGCTCTTTTAGAGTAGCTTTGCCATAGGCTTGGGCGAATGAGCTCGCGAGCTCCCCGGCTACTGGGTCAAGCTCTTGAATATCTATATCTTCCGGCAGCTGGATATCCGGTATTACAGATCCGGCTTTGACTGCTTCGTCATTTGCATTTACTGAATCCGCCGGCTTGATTGAATTTAACTTCCCTGCATTAGACAGTTTAATCAGATAAAACGACATCCCAAAAGCCGACACCCCAAGTATCAGATTAAATATCAGAAGTAAAACAATGATTTTTTCTTTGTTTAACATAATTCCGAGGTTAATAGCAGAGGGTTTGAGCAAAATTCGCCCAGCAGGTTTTATTTATGATATCACAACTCGACGTTTCCCCGTTATAAAATGCGTCGCCATAGTCGCGAGTTTCCAGGGGAGTGTTGCTCCAACCATGGCTTCCGGTAGTACAATCCGCGGGGGGGCACATTCCTCCAGTCGGATTAACTGCCGCTTCGCCTTTACAGACGTGCGGATAAGTAGTTGACCAATTAGCCACATAAGTCCAGCCAGAAGCGCAGTAGCTGGGGAAAATACAGTAATCACCCGACACGGTTCCTCCGGCGGCAGTACATTGGGCCTCTGTGTGGTATCCTTTGTATAAATCTTCCGGCAGCAATTCCATACAAAAGTACAATTTTACTTCGCTACGTTCATTGCCGCCATTTATGCTAAGATGCGTATCTTCTTCGTCTTCGTCTGTACGAACGCCAAACAATTCCCGATTTGAGCCACAACCGCTGAAAGAAGCGTAATATTTTCTTGCTTTTCCGCCTGAAGCCTGCCAAGTCCCCACTCCATTAGCATCCGAGGTCAAAACCTTTCCGGCGGCCTGATTGCCGTCGGTTATTTTTATCTTTCCATTTACTTCCAGTTTTTGCCCAGGATTAGTTGTTCCAATGCCTACGTTTCCGCCAATAATCGCTCCGTTTGATGGCGGAAGAGCTCCGCTGTATCCAATAGTTAATCCGGCGTTACTGCCCAGGACATTATCCACCCATACGTTTTTATTGTTAAAGGCTCTTATCCAGTTTGAGTCAAACATATACCAGCCTCCGCCGTAGGTTTCGTTATACCAGCCAGTCGTTCCGGTAGTTCGCAGCCAGGCGTTTTGAGCGCGGATTTCCCCGACAACATCCAATCGGTATCCAGGCGCTAGCGTCCCTATCCCGACGTTGCCGTTTTCAACCAATAAGCCGCTCGAAGCGGCCGCGCCGGTATGATTTAAAATTATTCCGCCGTCTTTTTGCTGGAAAGCCGAAGAAGTGTTTAGAGGGGCGGAAATATTTCCGTCTGGCGCGGTCTCTTTAGGAGAAATCCAGGCGGCCAAAAGGGATTGAAGAGAAATTGAAAGTCCAAGAGTAATAACTACCGAAGCTATTATTAAAATTGTTAATTTATGGGCTTTCATATTAATCTATCCCTAATTCATTTTTTACTATCACGCTTGGATTATAAATAAAATTAAGTTCTTCTTGGGTATAAGATCTTCCTTCGGCCGCTTTTTGGATCTCGCCTACCCGTTTTTTAACTTTTTCCTTTATTACCTCATCCAATACGTTCTCTTCTTCAGGCGACAACGGCTCGTTATTTTTCTTCTTTTCGATAATGCCAATTAAATCCGCCGGGAGTATGCTGGTATTTTCATTTTGCGCTTTGTCCCATGGGCTAGAGTTCATCCATCCGGCGTTAGTAAAAAGAAAATATGAAGCCACGCCGACAACTAATAGTACGGCAATTATTGAAAAGGAAATTATATCTTTTTTCGAATTCATGCCTGGATATTAAAAATTCTTAATATAAAGCCGGCGGCGTAAGCATGAGCTTTAATTTTCTTCGAGGCCCAAGCTATACATATTCTACCACTTTTAATGAAAACGCGGGAGGGGGCAGATATTGAAATAAGGCAAAATCCCTGCTAAGCTGGATTAGTAAATTATATTAGCCATAAAAAAGGACTAGAAAAATATTAATATGCTTTCAATCGGAATCGTCGGGCTCCCGAACGTCGGAAAATCGACCTTATTTAACGTCCTAACCAAAAAGGGCGTAGCGGCGGAAAACTTCCCGTTTTGTACTATTGACCCGAATGTCGGGGTAGTTAGCGTGCCGGACGGACGGCTGGAAGAGATTGCCGCTATATCAAAGCCAAAAAAAATTATCCCCACGGCGATTGAGTTTGTCGATATTGCCGGCTTGGTTAAAGGCGCCCATAAAGGCGAAGGGCTCGGAAACCAATTTTTGTCGCACATTAGAGAATGCGACGCGATTTGCGAAGTGGTGCGGGCGTTTGACAATGAAAACATAATCCACGTTGAGGGAAAAATTGATCCGGAGCGCGACCAGGAAACTATAAACATGGAACTCATATTTGCCGATATGAAAACCGTTGAAAAAGCGCTCGACCGGGCCGGACGAGAAGCTAAAAGCGGCAATAAGGACATGATCCTGGAAAAGCAAATCCTTGAAAAAATAAAAGCCGGACTGGAAGCCGGTCGATCGGCCCGGCAGATTGATCTGAACGAAGAAGAGAAAAAAATAATTAAGTCCCTTAGCCTCTTAACTTTAAAACCGATTATCTACGCGCTAAACACGGATAATGACGCACCGGTGGATACGTCAAAATGGGACGGGCAAATAATAAAAATCAACGCAAAGATTGAAGAAGAGATCGCTAATTTAAACGAAGACGAGCAAAAAGAATTTATGAGCGAATTGGGCATTTCTGAACGGGGGCTCGATAAACTGATCCGCGCTTCTTACGAATTAT
The Patescibacteria group bacterium genome window above contains:
- the pilV gene encoding shufflon system plasmid conjugative transfer pilus tip adhesin PilV, whose protein sequence is MKAHKLTILIIASVVITLGLSISLQSLLAAWISPKETAPDGNISAPLNTSSAFQQKDGGIILNHTGAAASSGLLVENGNVGIGTLAPGYRLDVVGEIRAQNAWLRTTGTTGWYNETYGGGWYMFDSNWIRAFNNKNVWVDNVLGSNAGLTIGYSGALPPSNGAIIGGNVGIGTTNPGQKLEVNGKIKITDGNQAAGKVLTSDANGVGTWQASGGKARKYYASFSGCGSNRELFGVRTDEDEEDTHLSINGGNERSEVKLYFCMELLPEDLYKGYHTEAQCTAAGGTVSGDYCIFPSYCASGWTYVANWSTTYPHVCKGEAAVNPTGGMCPPADCTTGSHGWSNTPLETRDYGDAFYNGETSSCDIINKTCWANFAQTLCY
- the ychF gene encoding redox-regulated ATPase YchF, coding for MLSIGIVGLPNVGKSTLFNVLTKKGVAAENFPFCTIDPNVGVVSVPDGRLEEIAAISKPKKIIPTAIEFVDIAGLVKGAHKGEGLGNQFLSHIRECDAICEVVRAFDNENIIHVEGKIDPERDQETINMELIFADMKTVEKALDRAGREAKSGNKDMILEKQILEKIKAGLEAGRSARQIDLNEEEKKIIKSLSLLTLKPIIYALNTDNDAPVDTSKWDGQIIKINAKIEEEIANLNEDEQKEFMSELGISERGLDKLIRASYELLGLITFFTTGPDETRAWTVKRGSKAPQAAGVIHTDFSQGFVRAEVMDYRKFLEAGGESQAREKGWIRTEGKEYIIQDGDICNFLVNK